The Neisseria macacae ATCC 33926 genome contains the following window.
CGATTTTGTTTTGCGGGGAGCAGGCTGTCAGGGCAATCAGTAGGGGGAAAAGAAATTTGTTCATTTGCAATTACCGTGGTTGATAAAGGTATTCCGCTGCGAAGCTGTCGGAGAAGCCGTTGCACTATATCTGTTGCAACGAAATAAACTATAATGTGTACCGGCATGATGGTAGTTCATACTGCCGTAAAATAAAACTTATTCTCTAAAAACATTTTAAACCAATAGCCTTACAGCATGAAGCGCGCCAAAAAATATCCCTTCTTATCGTTGCAGCGGCAACGTTTCTGCCTGAATTTTGAAAACGCCTCAACCGCCGCCGACCTTCCGAGCGAACGCGATTTCTACCGCTGGGCATGGGCGGCGTTGAAAAACGAATACCGCCGCGCCGACATCAGCCTGATTCTGCTGGACGAAGAAGAAGCCCGCGCCTACAACCGCGATTACCGCAGCAAAGACTACGCCACCAATGTGTTGAGTTTTGCCTTGAACGAAGGCGAAATCCTGCCCGATCAGTTTTCAGACGAGCTTTGCGGCGATTTGATCATCTGCCCGCAAGTCGTATTGAAAGAAGCTGCCGAGCAGGGCAAAACCGCCGAGCAGCACTTTGCCCACCTGACCATGCACGGCACATTGCACCTGATGGGCTACGACCACATCGAAGAGACCGAGGCCGAAGAAATGGAGGCGCTCGAAATCCGCCTGATGCAGGCAGCAGGTTATCCCAACCCCTACCAAGAGGACGAATACTGAAATGGACGACACCCGGTCGAAACCGACATTTTTCGAACGTTTGATTTCCCGACTTGCCGGCGAACCCGATTCCGCCGAAGACGTACTCAGCCTGCTGCGGCAGGCGCACGAGCAGGAAGTGTTTGACGCGGATACACTTTTGCGGCTGGAAAAAGTCCTCGACTTTGCCGATTTGGAAGTGCGCGATGCCATGATTACCCGC
Protein-coding sequences here:
- the ybeY gene encoding rRNA maturation RNase YbeY; this translates as MKRAKKYPFLSLQRQRFCLNFENASTAADLPSERDFYRWAWAALKNEYRRADISLILLDEEEARAYNRDYRSKDYATNVLSFALNEGEILPDQFSDELCGDLIICPQVVLKEAAEQGKTAEQHFAHLTMHGTLHLMGYDHIEETEAEEMEALEIRLMQAAGYPNPYQEDEY